Part of the Oncorhynchus mykiss isolate Arlee chromosome 12, USDA_OmykA_1.1, whole genome shotgun sequence genome, TATATTGGCAACAAATATATTTATTGATAAAACGTACGTATTTTCTAAACCTATGATTGCTTGATCCTCGTTTGGAACTCTGACCCTCCTCTCAGGAAACCACGTGGTAGTTCTATACATGCTGCTGTGGATGTTAGCATTATGAACACTGAATCCTTTTCCCGATAAATATTATCCAGTTCACAAGTAATCATGTCAGGCAAATCGGATTTCAAGATTAATTCAAAGTTTGCAGAGAAATATGACAAATATAGACAAAAAGAAGAGTTACAAAGGCGTAAGTGTGACTTcccaagcttgttagctagctagctagatggctAGCAAGCCAGCCGTCATGTTAGCTAAAGTTATCATTTTCAACTTGCTTGCTAACTTTTTATCCCATTCTCACTTGAAATTAATCTTATTCTGTAATTTATTTAACTTACATATTAATACGCTCAGAAGTTAACTCAGCCATTTTTGGTTATAACTATGTAAAGTTAGCTAGCATGTCCAGCTAGATAGCAATTTAGTTATGTCTTGTTTTCCTGGCGGAATGCTTCCAACACATTGAATGGCTTGTCATGTTCATTATTGATTATTTCAGTGAAAGACAAATATGGCGACCAAGCTGACGAGAGTGAGTCTGGTTCAGAGTCAGAATCAGATGATGATAGCGAGGTGGTAAGTGCTATTACTGTATTTAATTTGGCTAGCTATATCGTTTCAAGTTCACAATACAAACACTGCCATGGTGTTCTGTTTATGGTTTGTCAGTGTTTTTGGCCCTACCTTTGTGTCCTTGACCTGTATATTTGTAATTTTAATGCAGACTGATGTGTGTCTTCTTAGGAACTTGACCCCAAAGTTGAAAGGGACTTCTACAGAACATTGTCTCTGCTGAAGAAGAAAGATCCTAAGATCTATCAGACTGATGCAACATTCTACACGGTGGAAGGTATGTCATCAGTCAGTGTGTCGTGTTGTTGCTGCAACTGATTACGGTATGACAGTTTAATTCTGTGTTGCTTGTTTGTTTAAGAGGTGTTTTTCACCACCCAACTTTTCATTCTTAATCAGATGCATCCATTGGGGATGATGCCCAGCCTTCAACTTCAAAGAAAACCACAGAGAAGCCAATGTATCTGAAAGACTATGAGCGAAAAGTTATCTTGGAAAGGGGAGGGTGAGTGAGCTGCAGTGTTCCTACTGTGCATATCTTTGTATCTCATTTTGGGCAAATGGTTTGACAATAACAATTTGTCTCATTCCCAGGAAATATGAGGATGATGACGAGGAGAGTGATGATGAAGAGGCTGCAAAGAGGAGAGAGGCATGTTATGATACATTGTTTGACACATTTACATGGAGGTATGTCACGAGAAGTCATGTATTGTTTGCCTTTGCTTTCTTTGACAGAGAGCTGCATCTCCAAGTTACATCCAGGAGCAGAGAGAATTGAAAGAGAGGTAAGGGTTAAATTCTCTCATAATCACTGTGTAATCACAACCTTTGCCCTAAAGAACATGGTGTATTTACACAAATAAATAAACTCTTGTTTTCTGTCTTTTATAACTGTCTTTGGAACATAAACACTGTGTCATGCTTGCACCAGCTTCCGTAAATTCATACaggacagtgatgaggagggCAGTGAAGAGGACTTTCAGCTGCTGAAGAGGAGGAGCAAAACACAGGAAGAGAAGGTCCGTGGGAACCGGCGCCTGACTTTGTCTTATCATACAGtataaagcactgcagagagaaaCATTCTATTCCTCTAACCTGTTATCTTTCTACCCAACaggataaagaggaagaggatTATGTGGACTGGCTGAAAGGCCAGGCAGAGCTGGGGGGCCCAGAAGAGGTGCAGGACATGGTGAGTGATGGAGAAACTGTTGGAATAGAGGGCAAGAGAGCGATATGTAATGACCTGCTGTGACTGAAATATGTGCTGTGTGTTGAGACAGAAATACTTGAGGGACTATTGGAACGACCCAGAGCTGGATGAGAAGGAGTGTTTCCTTAGGGATTTTGTCCTGAATAAGGGCTACATGGAGAAAAATGACGTGGACGGGTAAGAGTTATTTACACAAGTTATTTTATGTGTCTACACATATGTTTTGTCCATGTATGCTTTCAATTGTAATCGTAGAGCAGTGCTCAGCACCGCTCTGACTGTGTACTAATCTGCCATGGCTGTGTGCAGGATCCCCAGCTATGACGAGGTGGTGAATGATGACGTGGAGGACTCAGAAGAGGATGGGGAGTCATTCTTGGAGCGCCAGGAGGACTTTGAAAGACACTACAACTTCCGCTTTGAGGAGCCTGATGCACAGAAGGTGGACTTTCCCGTCTCTACATGCACATGTCTGTTTGTATGGTGTAGTGTATGTACCTTGGTCTCATATAGTATCTTAATGTTCCTTACAGATCAAGACTTACCCCCGTACCATTGCCACCTCTGTCCGCTCCAAAGACGAGCGCAGGAAGCTCAAAAGGGAGGAAGTGAAGGATAGGAAGAAAAGGGTCAGTAGACTATTTTAGTTAATCTTATACATCACTCCATCCCTTCCtcatttctctcactctcccaaCGAACCGACCTGTCACTCTTCTGGCCCCTGCAGGAGAAGGAGCAGAAGCATGAGCAGCTGAAGCAGCTGAAGAACCTGAAGCGTAATGAGATCATGCAGAAGCTGCGGCGGCTGCAGGAGCTGACAGGCAACGAGCAGCTGGCCTTCAGTCAGGTGGACCTGGAGGGAGACTTTGACCCCCAACAGCATGACCAGCTCATGCAGGTGACCACTCGCACACCTCAAGAAGAGAAACGGATTGTAAATAAAGACACTCCTCTTATTGTCTCTCCCTGTATTTTTATCTTCTTCCAGAAATTCTTTGGTGATGAATAttatggagaggaagagggggagaagccCCAGTTTGAAGTTGAAGAGCCAGAGGGTGGTAAGTCACTCGTTGCTGATTTTATTATCTCAAGTAGAATCTAATACTTTAGAATCGGTGGCATTGTAATAAGGTAGCTTTCTCTGTCCTGCAGAACACTGGAACTGGGACACATGGACAGGAGAGGTTGGAGACAAGGAATATGGTGGTGAAGAAGAGGAGCATGAAGGAGAAGAGTATGACCAGCCAAACTGTGAAGATCCAGACTTTATTGTGAGTTCCTCTAATATGACCATCACTTCAGCATTGCCTGCAGACCTTAAGAAACACGTTTAGTGGCGGCTAGTCAGAAATAAAGGTCTCATTGGTGTTTTAGATTGTATGTGACTCACTCATCTGAATTCTCACTTGACTAGATGGATGCAGACTATGATCCCAGTCAGCCAAGCATCTCCAAGAAGCAGAAGAAAAAGGAGAAGATGAAGGTGGATGCCCAGCTGAtgggaaagaagagaaagaagtcTCATTTTGCTGAGGTCATTACCCAAAACAAGCCTGTGTTTGACCCCCGTAAGTCTCAGGAGGTTCAGCACCATGAATCTTGGGTTATTTTCCATAACCTTTTAGATTCTGTTCGATGTACTATAGATATTGAGACTGAATGCTCTTTCATGCATCCATCCTTTGTGTTTCAGAGGAGAAGTCCTTTGAGCAGTACCTGGACGAGTACTATAAGCTGGACTATGAGGACATCATAGATGACATCCCCTGCAGGTTTCGCTACAGGCAGGTCCTGGCCAATGACTTTGGCCTGTCCACTGACGAGGTGAAACTGGGAGCCCTAGTTCCTACTAGGTTGtctcagggttggggtcaattcaggaagtacactaaAATTCTCATTCTTATGCCTTTCAATTAGAA contains:
- the LOC110538488 gene encoding protein KRI1 homolog: MSGKSDFKINSKFAEKYDKYRQKEELQRLKDKYGDQADESESGSESESDDDSEVELDPKVERDFYRTLSLLKKKDPKIYQTDATFYTVEDASIGDDAQPSTSKKTTEKPMYLKDYERKVILERGGKYEDDDEESDDEEAAKRRERAASPSYIQEQRELKESFRKFIQDSDEEGSEEDFQLLKRRSKTQEEKDKEEEDYVDWLKGQAELGGPEEVQDMKYLRDYWNDPELDEKECFLRDFVLNKGYMEKNDVDGIPSYDEVVNDDVEDSEEDGESFLERQEDFERHYNFRFEEPDAQKIKTYPRTIATSVRSKDERRKLKREEVKDRKKREKEQKHEQLKQLKNLKRNEIMQKLRRLQELTGNEQLAFSQVDLEGDFDPQQHDQLMQKFFGDEYYGEEEGEKPQFEVEEPEGEHWNWDTWTGEVGDKEYGGEEEEHEGEEYDQPNCEDPDFIMDADYDPSQPSISKKQKKKEKMKVDAQLMGKKRKKSHFAEVITQNKPVFDPQEKSFEQYLDEYYKLDYEDIIDDIPCRFRYRQVLANDFGLSTDEILGADEKELNRWASLKKTCMFRSDKEEMSDLQNYKIKGQNVKKKIEVLNSFYAEEDKAEGKTKVGKKRRDRMKNAEKDDKDLEDDDDEAGPSQESSALDSGEGVVVQALREAGDQEEEFLVPKSKKLKLEQETVATTQETANTRTERPKLPKKKNRHPGSRLMSGKGPFRVKMGGREFSGQRLKAYGLNPKRLHFRQLGRQKRKAQEKTEKQGIKE